The Methylomusa anaerophila genome has a segment encoding these proteins:
- the amrA gene encoding AmmeMemoRadiSam system protein A — protein MENLVGCALMPHPPIMIPEVGKHELTKIKKTVEAATKVSETLKEANPQTIVIITPHGPVFNDAVTVSVHPRLRGSFTNFGVPDVVLGFETDSLLMKHIIRSCQRLGVNLLELTDDAAKNYRISLQLDHGALVPLYYLTRAGFKGQIVHLTMGMLPYEEMYTFGKAVQTAINSTDKRVAVIASGDLSHRLIPGAPAGFSPKGAEFDRLVIEALKNVDVKALLNLDQDLVEEAGQCGLRPIFFLLGVMGGLDVAVDTVSYEGPFGVGYGIVSFKINGKRKEEENATGTMGTESAPVTLAKASLKYYLENKRLMQPPQAIAPVLAGQAGAFVSFKKDGELRGCIGTFAPTQPTIAEEIIRNAVSAGTEDPRFWPIELDELPELDVSVDILSEPEPVTSFDLLDPKKYGVIVRKGRQSGLLLPDLEGVDTVQDQVSIARRKAGIRPDEQIELYRFTVTRYK, from the coding sequence ATGGAAAATCTGGTCGGTTGTGCGTTAATGCCGCACCCGCCTATCATGATTCCGGAAGTAGGGAAGCATGAACTGACTAAAATAAAAAAAACTGTAGAAGCTGCGACAAAGGTCTCCGAAACGCTGAAAGAGGCAAATCCCCAAACGATAGTGATTATAACACCCCATGGGCCGGTTTTTAATGATGCCGTAACGGTCAGCGTTCACCCTCGCTTACGCGGCAGCTTTACTAATTTTGGCGTTCCGGATGTGGTACTGGGATTTGAAACCGACAGCCTTTTAATGAAACATATTATCCGCAGTTGTCAGCGGCTGGGCGTAAATCTGCTGGAGCTGACTGACGATGCCGCCAAGAATTATCGTATCTCTCTGCAGCTTGACCACGGGGCACTGGTGCCGCTTTATTATTTAACCAGGGCGGGATTCAAAGGGCAGATTGTACATTTAACTATGGGTATGCTGCCTTATGAAGAAATGTATACCTTCGGCAAAGCCGTCCAAACGGCTATCAACAGTACGGACAAGCGGGTGGCGGTTATAGCTTCCGGTGATTTGTCCCACCGGTTGATCCCCGGCGCCCCGGCCGGATTTAGCCCGAAAGGGGCGGAATTCGACAGGCTGGTTATAGAGGCGCTGAAAAATGTTGATGTTAAGGCTCTTTTGAATCTTGACCAAGATCTGGTTGAAGAAGCCGGGCAATGCGGCTTAAGACCGATTTTCTTTTTGCTGGGAGTTATGGGCGGTTTGGACGTAGCTGTCGACACCGTATCCTATGAGGGACCGTTCGGCGTGGGGTATGGAATCGTATCCTTCAAAATAAACGGTAAAAGAAAGGAGGAGGAAAATGCCACGGGTACCATGGGTACGGAAAGCGCTCCGGTAACGCTAGCTAAAGCCAGTCTGAAGTATTATCTGGAGAACAAAAGATTGATGCAGCCGCCGCAAGCTATTGCCCCTGTTCTTGCCGGACAGGCAGGAGCCTTCGTGTCATTTAAAAAAGACGGAGAACTCCGAGGCTGTATCGGAACCTTCGCACCAACCCAGCCTACTATTGCCGAAGAAATCATTCGCAATGCCGTGAGTGCCGGAACCGAGGACCCCAGATTCTGGCCGATCGAGCTTGATGAGCTGCCGGAACTGGATGTGTCTGTCGATATATTGAGTGAACCCGAGCCAGTCACCAGTTTCGACCTCCTGGACCCGAAAAAATACGGTGTCATAGTTCGTAAAGGCAGGCAGTCCGGCCTGCTGCTGCCTGACTTGGAGGGAGTCGATACAGTACAAGATCAGGTTTCCATCGCCAGGCGGAAGGCAGGCATTCGACCCGATGAGCAGATTGAGTTGTACAGGTTTACAGTAACAAGATATAAATAG
- the amrS gene encoding AmmeMemoRadiSam system radical SAM enzyme has product MREALYYEPHAQGVICRLCPRECVIGEGRTGFCRVRKNVGGKLYAQNYAFATGQALDPVEKKPLYHFYPGNNILSLGTWGCNFACKFCQNWHIAHGEPDTAYIPSAKAVEAARELVAQNNIGIAYTYSEPSVWFEYILDTAKLVREAGLKNVLVTNGFINPEPLTELLPYIDGMNIDVKAFNNDYYRNVCAGILDRVKSTVELAAKACHVEITTLAVTGLNDSEAELTALSQWLGEISRDIPLHFSRYFPNYKMQEPATSLATLEMAYNAAGRYLNYVYVGNVGGDGVNTYCPACGFKVIDRLQYKSYLTSEKKCPQCGYNIYVVGNIRM; this is encoded by the coding sequence ATGCGGGAGGCATTGTATTATGAACCACACGCGCAGGGAGTCATATGTCGGCTTTGCCCCAGGGAGTGTGTTATCGGTGAAGGGCGGACCGGTTTTTGCCGGGTTCGAAAAAATGTAGGCGGCAAGCTGTATGCGCAAAATTACGCCTTTGCTACCGGACAGGCTCTCGACCCCGTTGAAAAAAAGCCGCTGTATCATTTTTATCCCGGAAATAATATTCTGTCTTTGGGAACCTGGGGATGCAACTTTGCCTGCAAGTTTTGCCAGAACTGGCACATTGCCCACGGGGAACCGGACACGGCCTATATTCCTTCCGCCAAGGCTGTTGAAGCAGCCCGGGAACTGGTAGCGCAAAATAATATCGGCATCGCCTATACTTATTCGGAGCCCAGCGTTTGGTTTGAGTATATTCTTGACACCGCTAAATTAGTGAGAGAAGCCGGTCTTAAAAATGTACTGGTAACCAACGGATTTATCAATCCGGAACCGCTCACGGAACTCTTGCCTTATATTGATGGGATGAACATTGACGTCAAGGCTTTTAATAATGACTATTACCGTAATGTATGCGCCGGTATTTTGGACCGTGTAAAATCAACCGTAGAGCTTGCGGCCAAAGCCTGCCACGTGGAAATTACCACTTTGGCAGTAACCGGCTTAAATGATTCGGAGGCCGAATTGACGGCGCTTTCCCAATGGCTGGGAGAAATCAGCCGGGATATTCCGCTTCATTTTTCCCGCTACTTTCCGAACTATAAGATGCAAGAACCCGCTACATCCCTGGCTACTCTTGAAATGGCCTATAATGCGGCCGGAAGATATCTTAACTATGTATATGTGGGCAATGTCGGCGGCGACGGGGTCAATACTTATTGCCCGGCTTGTGGTTTCAAAGTCATTGACAGACTGCAATATAAGAGTTATTTAACCAGTGAAAAAAAATGTCCCCAGTGCGGGTACAACATCTACGTCGTCGGCAACATTAGGATGTGA
- the argC gene encoding N-acetyl-gamma-glutamyl-phosphate reductase: MKVSIIGATGYTGEELLRILAGHPAVEILYITSESRTGTQINEIYPHFTRFHDGILASVQEIDKIAAESQAVFIGLPHGHAMEVGKKVRAVNPKIKIIDLGADYRFRNADLYEKWYKVPHTHREAQAVYGLTELYRSRVREAEIVGNPGCYTTASILALAPLVVSKLIDLATIVVDAKSGVSGAGRGLNLGSHFAEVFESVKAYSIAGHRHTPEIEQTLGELAGTDVIISFTPHLIPMTRGILSTCYASLKPGVSAEAVDAAFTAMYDNEYFIRLLGRGGYPATKNTRGSNFCDIGWHIDPRTGRVIVVAAIDNLVKGAAGQAVQNLNVMFGLDEQMGLTQVPLYP, from the coding sequence ATGAAGGTGAGCATCATTGGCGCGACGGGGTATACCGGCGAGGAACTTCTGAGGATTTTGGCGGGGCATCCCGCGGTGGAGATCCTATATATTACCTCAGAAAGCCGGACGGGAACTCAGATTAATGAAATATATCCCCATTTTACCCGATTTCATGATGGAATTCTAGCAAGTGTGCAGGAAATTGATAAAATTGCCGCTGAAAGCCAGGCGGTTTTTATCGGCTTGCCCCATGGGCATGCCATGGAAGTGGGTAAAAAAGTCCGCGCGGTTAATCCTAAGATAAAGATTATCGATTTAGGGGCAGACTACCGCTTCCGCAATGCGGATCTATATGAAAAATGGTACAAAGTTCCCCATACCCACCGGGAAGCTCAGGCTGTTTACGGGCTCACCGAACTCTATCGCAGCCGGGTCCGCGAGGCCGAAATTGTCGGCAATCCGGGTTGTTATACGACCGCAAGCATTTTGGCCCTGGCGCCGCTGGTAGTTAGTAAATTGATTGATCTCGCCACAATTGTCGTAGATGCCAAATCAGGAGTATCCGGCGCCGGACGCGGGCTTAATCTTGGCTCCCACTTTGCGGAAGTGTTCGAAAGCGTAAAAGCCTATAGTATTGCCGGCCACCGCCACACTCCCGAGATTGAACAAACTTTGGGCGAACTGGCCGGGACGGATGTGATCATCAGTTTTACGCCGCATCTGATTCCCATGACCAGAGGTATTCTAAGCACCTGCTATGCCAGCCTAAAGCCAGGCGTTAGCGCTGAGGCGGTCGATGCGGCATTCACCGCAATGTACGATAACGAGTACTTTATTCGCCTTTTAGGGCGAGGCGGTTATCCGGCAACCAAAAACACCCGCGGCTCCAACTTCTGTGATATTGGGTGGCATATTGATCCGCGAACCGGCAGGGTAATCGTGGTAGCGGCCATTGATAACCTGGTTAAAGGCGCTGCCGGGCAGGCAGTACAAAATCTCAATGTTATGTTTGGACTTGACGAGCAAATGGGGCTTACTCAGGTTCCTTTATATCCATAA
- the argJ gene encoding bifunctional glutamate N-acetyltransferase/amino-acid acetyltransferase ArgJ, with protein MLMKIDGGITAPAGFTAAGVKAGIKKSGKEDVAIIYSSVPAAVAAVFTANKIVAAPVIVSRRVVDKGRACAIVVNSGCANSCTGQQGLIDAQSMAHMTASALNIKDCEVVVASTGVIGMSLPMGKLAEGIKKAAANLSVDGHQAALEAIMTTDTFPKSSAYRFTLGGVPVKIAGIAKGAGMIHPNMATMLSFLTTDAAISPAILKQALKQAVEVSFNAITIDGDTSTNDTVCVLANGQAGNAPIDSGQGEDYQAFVDALTATCTDLAKLVVRDGEGATKFLEITVKGAVSLGDAKTAAMAVAKSPLVKTAFFGQDPNWGRIICAIGYSGAQVVTDKTSLTIGGITTVRGGQGCEVDAPSLKAAMAAKDIAVTVDLGLGPAAATVWTCDFSYDYVKINAEYTT; from the coding sequence ATGCTTATGAAGATAGACGGCGGGATTACAGCGCCGGCGGGATTTACGGCTGCCGGGGTTAAGGCCGGCATTAAGAAGAGCGGCAAAGAGGATGTGGCAATTATTTATAGTAGTGTGCCTGCTGCTGTTGCCGCCGTGTTTACTGCCAACAAAATTGTTGCCGCGCCGGTTATTGTTTCCCGGCGGGTAGTGGACAAGGGCCGAGCCTGTGCGATTGTTGTAAACTCAGGCTGCGCCAATTCCTGTACCGGTCAGCAGGGGCTTATTGATGCCCAGTCTATGGCCCATATGACGGCTTCGGCCCTCAATATTAAAGATTGTGAAGTGGTGGTGGCGTCAACAGGCGTTATTGGTATGAGCTTGCCCATGGGCAAGCTTGCTGAAGGTATCAAGAAGGCTGCGGCAAATTTGTCGGTCGATGGCCACCAGGCAGCGCTTGAAGCCATCATGACGACGGATACATTTCCCAAGTCGTCTGCCTACCGGTTTACCTTGGGGGGCGTCCCGGTGAAAATTGCCGGCATTGCCAAAGGCGCCGGCATGATTCATCCCAATATGGCCACAATGTTATCCTTCCTTACCACTGATGCCGCCATTTCGCCGGCAATACTGAAACAGGCGCTAAAGCAGGCCGTGGAAGTTTCATTCAACGCGATAACTATCGATGGTGACACCAGTACCAACGACACAGTTTGCGTGTTGGCCAACGGGCAGGCCGGCAATGCGCCTATTGATAGCGGCCAGGGGGAGGACTACCAGGCTTTCGTTGACGCTCTGACCGCAACATGTACCGATCTGGCTAAGCTGGTCGTCCGGGACGGTGAAGGCGCCACCAAATTTCTTGAAATAACCGTGAAAGGCGCCGTAAGCTTGGGCGACGCCAAAACGGCGGCCATGGCAGTTGCCAAGTCGCCGCTGGTCAAAACAGCCTTCTTCGGTCAAGATCCCAACTGGGGACGGATTATATGCGCCATAGGTTATTCCGGGGCGCAAGTTGTTACGGACAAAACTTCCCTCACCATCGGCGGTATTACCACTGTAAGGGGAGGGCAGGGCTGCGAGGTTGACGCTCCGTCCCTCAAAGCAGCCATGGCGGCCAAAGATATTGCCGTGACAGTGGACCTTGGCCTGGGGCCGGCGGCGGCTACCGTCTGGACTTGTGATTTTTCGTATGACTATGTGAAAATTAACGCCGAATACACCACGTGA
- the argB gene encoding acetylglutamate kinase, producing MIKSVEKAAVLIEALPYLQKFAGSTVVIKYGGNAMLNDELKKNVIQDIIFLKYVGIRPVVVHGGGPEITAMLEKLGKKSEFVRGLRVSDAETVEIAEMVLVGKINSEIVKLLNFYGAKAVGISGKDADFILAVKHLAKVQEDGVTKEVDIGFVGDILRLNTALVENLLDKGYIPVIAPIGVGKDGATYNINADYVAGEIAAALGAEKLALLTDVEGIYRDYQDKSTFISTLSLAEAQVMIKDGSIEGGMIPKVEACIKALAGGVAKTHIIDGRQPHSLLLEVFTSEGIGTEVVKYRRYISG from the coding sequence ATGATCAAGTCAGTTGAGAAAGCGGCGGTGCTGATTGAAGCGCTGCCTTATCTGCAGAAATTCGCCGGCAGTACGGTGGTCATTAAGTACGGCGGTAATGCCATGCTGAATGATGAGTTGAAGAAGAATGTGATCCAGGATATTATCTTTTTAAAATATGTGGGTATCCGGCCGGTGGTTGTTCACGGCGGCGGTCCTGAGATAACCGCCATGCTGGAAAAGCTGGGTAAGAAGTCTGAATTTGTCAGAGGCCTGCGGGTAAGCGATGCCGAGACAGTCGAGATAGCAGAAATGGTTCTCGTCGGCAAGATCAACAGTGAGATCGTAAAATTATTAAACTTTTATGGGGCCAAAGCGGTAGGCATCAGCGGCAAAGATGCCGATTTTATCTTAGCGGTCAAACATCTGGCCAAGGTCCAGGAAGATGGCGTGACCAAAGAAGTGGATATAGGTTTTGTCGGTGACATATTGAGGCTTAACACCGCGCTGGTGGAAAACCTCCTGGATAAGGGCTATATCCCGGTTATCGCTCCCATCGGCGTCGGCAAGGACGGTGCAACTTACAATATTAACGCCGACTATGTGGCCGGAGAAATTGCAGCGGCTTTAGGCGCGGAAAAACTGGCGCTGCTGACCGATGTGGAAGGCATCTACCGTGACTACCAGGATAAGAGTACATTTATCTCCACTTTGTCTTTGGCTGAAGCCCAGGTAATGATCAAGGACGGCAGCATTGAGGGCGGCATGATTCCCAAAGTGGAAGCTTGCATTAAAGCTTTGGCCGGTGGCGTCGCCAAGACGCACATTATTGACGGACGGCAGCCCCATTCCTTATTGTTGGAGGTATTTACCTCCGAGGGGATCGGTACGGAAGTCGTGAAGTACAGGAGGTATATCAGTGGATAA